From the Budorcas taxicolor isolate Tak-1 chromosome 1, Takin1.1, whole genome shotgun sequence genome, one window contains:
- the DHX30 gene encoding ATP-dependent RNA helicase DHX30 isoform X1 yields MDLKDSSPGFQLSLLARNVQPGLIQKRSGPTQAASVQTSSTPSSTHVCQPCPWRDHLSRLNVNISNMAASRDLLKEFPQPKNLLNSVIGRALGISHAKDKLVYVHTNGPKKKKVTLHIKWPKSVEVEGYGSKKIDAERQAAAAACQLFKGWGLLGPRNELFDAAKYRVLADRFGSPADSWWRPEPTMPPTSWRQLNPESIRPGGPGGLSRSLGREEEEDEEEELEEGTIDVTEFLSMTQQDSHAPLRDSRGGSFEMTDDDSAVRALTQFPLPKNLLAKVIQIATSSSTAKNLMQFHTVGTKTKLSTLTLLWPCPMTFVAKGRRKAEAENKAAALACKKLKSLGLVDRNNEPLTHAMYNLASLRELGETQRRPCTIQVPEPILRKIETFLNHYPVESSWLSSELRLQGEDILPLGKDSGPLSDPITGKPYVPLSEAEELRLSQSLLELWRRRGPVWQEAPQLPVDPHRDTILNAIEQHPVVVIAGDTGCGKTTRIPQLLLERYVTEGRGARCNVIITQPRRISAVSVAQRVSHELGPSLRRNVGFQVRLESKPPARGGALLFCTVGILLRKLQSNPSLEGVSHVVVDEVHERDVNTDFLLILLKGLQRLNPALRLVLMSATGDNERFSRYFGGCPVIKVPGFMYPVKEHYLEDILAKLGKHQYPHRHRHHESEDECALDLDLVTDLVLHIDARGEPGGILCFLPGWQEIKGVQQRLQEALGMHESKYLILPVHSNIPMMDQKAIFQQPPIGVRKIVLATNIAETSITINDIVHVVDSGLHKEERYDLKTKVSCLETVWVSRANVIQRRGRAGRCQSGFAYHLFPRSRLEKMAPFQVPEILRTPLENLVLQAKIHMPEKTAVEFLSKAVDSPNIKAVDEAVILLQEIGVLDQREYLTTLGQRLAHISTDPRLAKAIVLAAIFRCLHPLLVVVSCLTRDPFSSSLQNRAEVDKVKALLSHDSGSDHLAFVRAVSGWEEVLRWQDRSSRENYLEENLLYAPSLRFIHGLIKQFSENIYEAFLVGKPSDCTLASAQCNEYSEEEELVKGVLMAGLYPNLIQVRQGKVTRQGKFKPNSVTYRTKSGNILLHKSTINREATRLRSRWLTYFMAVKSNGSVFVRDSSQVHPLAVLLLTDGDVHIRDDGRRATISLSDSDLLRLEGDSRTVRLLRELRRALGRMVERSLRSELAALPACVQEEHGQLLALLAELLRGPCGSFDVRKTADD; encoded by the exons CTTCTAGGGACCTATTAAAAGAGTTTCCACAGCCCAAAAATCTTCTCAACAGTGTGATTGGAAGAGCCCTTGGCATCTCACACGCAAAAGACAAATTGGTCTACGTGCATACAAATGGACCGAAGAAAAAG aaAGTCACCCTCCACATAAAGTGGCCCAAGAGCGTGGAGGTAGAAGGCTATGGCAGCAAGAAGATTGACGCTGAGAGGCAGGCTGCAGCCGCGGCCTGCCAGCTGTTCAAG GGCTGGGGTCTGCTGGGTCCCCGGAACGAGCTGTTTGATGCAGCCAAATACCGCGTGTTAGCCGATCGCTTTGGCTCTCCGGCTGACAGCTGGTGGCGCCCAGAACCCACCATGCCCCCCACTTCCTGGAGGCAGCTGAATCCTGAGAGCATCCGGCCAGGGGGACCTGGGGGCCTGTCCCgctccttgggtcgggaagaagaggaggatgaggaggaagagCTAGAAGAAGGGACCATCGATGTCACTGAATTTCTGTCTATGACCCAGCAGGACTCCCACGCCCCACTCAGGGATTCCAG GGGGGGTTCCTTTGAAATGACAGATGACGACAGTGCTGTTAGGGCTCTGACCCAGTTTCCACTTCCCAAGAACCTTCTGGCCAAGGTGATTCAGATAGCGACATCCTCCTCCACAGCCAAG AACCTCATGCAGTTCCATACTGTGGGCACCAAGACCAAGCTGTCCACCCTCACCCTGCTCTGGCCTTGTCCCATGACCTTCGTGGCCAAGGGGCGTCGCAAAGCAGAGGCAGAGAATAAAGCGGCAGCCTTGGCTTGTAAGAAACTGAAG AGCCTGGGACTGGTGGACCGGAACAACGAGCCGCTCACCCACGCCATGTATAACTTGGCCTCCTTGCGAGAGCTGGGTGAGACCCAGCGCCGGCCGTGTACCATCCAGGTGCCTGAGCCCATCCTCCGCAAGATTGAGACTTTCCTGAACCAT TACCCCGTGGAGAGTTCGTGGCTCTCCTCAGAGCTCCGGCTGCAGGGTGAGGACATCCTGCCCTTGGGCAAGGACTCGGGGCCCCTGAGTGACCCCATCACAGGCAAGCCCTACGTGCCGCTGTCAGAAGCAGAGGAGCTGCGTCTGAGCCAGAGTCTGCTGGAGCTGTGGCGGCGGCGAGGGCCGGTCTGGCAGGAGGCACCCCAGCTCCCCGTGGACCCTCATCGGGACACCATCCTCAATGCCATCGAGCAGCACCCAGTGGTGGTCATTGCTGGGGACACGGGCTGTGGGAAGACCACGCGCATCCCCCAGCTGCTGCTGGAGCGCTACGTGACCGAGGGCCGCGGTGCGCGCTGCAACGTGATCATCACCCAGCCACGCCGCATCTCGGCTGTGTCTGTGGCGCAGCGGGTCAGCCACGAACTGGGCCCTTCCCTGCGCCGGAACGTAGGCTTCCAGGTGCGGTTGGAAAGCAAGCCTCCGGCCCGAGGAGGGGCCCTGCTGTTCTGCACGGTGGGCATCCTGCTGCGGAAGCTGCAGAGCAACCCCAGCCTGGAGGGCGTGAGCCACGTGGTCGTGGACGAGGTGCACGAGCGAGACGTGAACACGGACTTCCTGCTGATCCTGCTCAAGGGCCTGCAGCGGCTCAACCCAGCTCTGCGCCTGGTGCTCATGAGTGCCACCGGCGACAACGAGCGTTTCTCCCGCTACTTTGGTGGCTGCCCTGTCATCAAGGTCCCCGGCTTCATGTACCCCGTCAAGGAGCACTACCTGGAGGACATCCTGGCCAAGCTGGGCAAGCACCAGTACCCGCACCGGCACCGGCACCACGAG TCTGAGGATGAATGCGCTCTGGATTTGGACCTCGTGACTGATCTGGTTCTGCACATCGACGCCCGCGGGGAACCAG GTGGGATCCTCTGCTTCCTGCCGGGCTGGCAGGAGATCAAAGGAGTCCAGCAACGCCTCCAGGAGGCCCTGGGCATGCACGAGAGCAAGTACCTCATCCTGCCAG TGCACTCCAACATCCCGATGATGGACCAGAAGGCCATATTCCAGCAGCCTCCCATTGGGGTACGCAAGATCGTCTTGGCCACCAACATCGCCGAGACGTCCATCACGATCAATGACATCGTGCATGTGGTGGACAGCGGTCTGCACAAGGAGGAGCGCTACGACCTGAAGACCAAG GTTTCCTGCCTGGAGACCGTGTGGGTGTCACGAGCCAATGTGATCCAGCGCCGGGGCCGGGCGGGCCGCTGCCAGTCTGGCTTTGCCTACCACCTCTTCCCGCGGAGCCGGCTAGAGAAGATGGCCCCTTTCCAAGTACCGGAGATCCTGCGCACACCCCTGGAGAACCTGGTTTTGCAGGCCAAGATCCACATGCCAGAGAAGACG GCAGTGGAGTTCCTCTCCAAGGCCGTAGACAGTCCAAACATCAAGGCGGTGGATGAGGCTGTGATCCTGCTCCAGGAGATTG GGGTTCTGGACCAGCGGGAGTACCTGACCACCCTGGGGCAGCGCCTGGCCCACATCTCCACTGACCCACGGCTGGCCAAGGCCATCGTGCTGGCTGCCATCTTCCGTTGCCTGCACCCGCTGTTAGTGGTCGTTTCGTGCCTCACCCGGGACCCCTTCAGCAGCAGCCTGCAGAACCGGGCGGAGGTGGACAAG gTGAAAGCACTGTTGAGCCACGACAGTGGCAGTGACCACCTGGCCTTCGTGCGGGCGGTGTCCGGCTGGGAGGAGGTGCTGCGCTGGCAGGATCGCAGCTCCCGTGAGAACTACCTGGAGGAGAACCTGCTCTACGCACCCAGCCTGCGTTTCATCCACG GACTCATCAAGCAGTTCTCAGAGAACATTTACGAGGCTTTCCTGGTTGGGAAGCCCTCGGACTgcaccctggcctctgcccagtgCAACGAGTAcagtgaggaggaggagctggtgaAGGGGGTGCTGATGGCGGGTCTCTACCCCAACCTCATCCAG GTGAGGCAGGGCAAGGTGACCCGGCAGGGCAAGTTCAAGCCCAACAGTGTCACGTACAGGACCAAATCCGGCAACATCTTGCTGCACAAGTCGACCATTAACAG GGAGGCCACCCGGCTGCGGAGCCGATGGCTGACGTACTTCATGGCTGTCAAGTCCAACGGCAGCGTCTTCGTCCGGGACTCCTCCCAGGTGCACCCGCTAGCTGTGCTGCTGCTGACCGACGGGGACGTCCACATCCGTG ATGATGGGCGCCGGGCCACCATTTCCCTGAGCGATAGTGACCTGCTGCGGCTGGAGGGTGACTCGCGCACCGTGCGGCTGCTGCGGGAGCTGCGCCGGGCCCTGGGCCGCATGGTGGAGCGGAGCCTGCGCAGCGAGCTGGCGGCACTGCCAGCCTGCGTGCAGGAGGAGCACGGGCAGCTGCTCGCCCTGCTGGCGGAGCTGCTGCGCGGGCCCTGCGGCAGCTTTGATGTGCGCAAGACCGCTGACGACTGA
- the DHX30 gene encoding ATP-dependent RNA helicase DHX30 isoform X4: protein MCVNPAPGGTISRASRDLLKEFPQPKNLLNSVIGRALGISHAKDKLVYVHTNGPKKKKVTLHIKWPKSVEVEGYGSKKIDAERQAAAAACQLFKGWGLLGPRNELFDAAKYRVLADRFGSPADSWWRPEPTMPPTSWRQLNPESIRPGGPGGLSRSLGREEEEDEEEELEEGTIDVTEFLSMTQQDSHAPLRDSRGGSFEMTDDDSAVRALTQFPLPKNLLAKVIQIATSSSTAKNLMQFHTVGTKTKLSTLTLLWPCPMTFVAKGRRKAEAENKAAALACKKLKSLGLVDRNNEPLTHAMYNLASLRELGETQRRPCTIQVPEPILRKIETFLNHYPVESSWLSSELRLQGEDILPLGKDSGPLSDPITGKPYVPLSEAEELRLSQSLLELWRRRGPVWQEAPQLPVDPHRDTILNAIEQHPVVVIAGDTGCGKTTRIPQLLLERYVTEGRGARCNVIITQPRRISAVSVAQRVSHELGPSLRRNVGFQVRLESKPPARGGALLFCTVGILLRKLQSNPSLEGVSHVVVDEVHERDVNTDFLLILLKGLQRLNPALRLVLMSATGDNERFSRYFGGCPVIKVPGFMYPVKEHYLEDILAKLGKHQYPHRHRHHESEDECALDLDLVTDLVLHIDARGEPGGILCFLPGWQEIKGVQQRLQEALGMHESKYLILPVHSNIPMMDQKAIFQQPPIGVRKIVLATNIAETSITINDIVHVVDSGLHKEERYDLKTKVSCLETVWVSRANVIQRRGRAGRCQSGFAYHLFPRSRLEKMAPFQVPEILRTPLENLVLQAKIHMPEKTAVEFLSKAVDSPNIKAVDEAVILLQEIGVLDQREYLTTLGQRLAHISTDPRLAKAIVLAAIFRCLHPLLVVVSCLTRDPFSSSLQNRAEVDKVKALLSHDSGSDHLAFVRAVSGWEEVLRWQDRSSRENYLEENLLYAPSLRFIHGLIKQFSENIYEAFLVGKPSDCTLASAQCNEYSEEEELVKGVLMAGLYPNLIQVRQGKVTRQGKFKPNSVTYRTKSGNILLHKSTINREATRLRSRWLTYFMAVKSNGSVFVRDSSQVHPLAVLLLTDGDVHIRDDGRRATISLSDSDLLRLEGDSRTVRLLRELRRALGRMVERSLRSELAALPACVQEEHGQLLALLAELLRGPCGSFDVRKTADD from the exons CTTCTAGGGACCTATTAAAAGAGTTTCCACAGCCCAAAAATCTTCTCAACAGTGTGATTGGAAGAGCCCTTGGCATCTCACACGCAAAAGACAAATTGGTCTACGTGCATACAAATGGACCGAAGAAAAAG aaAGTCACCCTCCACATAAAGTGGCCCAAGAGCGTGGAGGTAGAAGGCTATGGCAGCAAGAAGATTGACGCTGAGAGGCAGGCTGCAGCCGCGGCCTGCCAGCTGTTCAAG GGCTGGGGTCTGCTGGGTCCCCGGAACGAGCTGTTTGATGCAGCCAAATACCGCGTGTTAGCCGATCGCTTTGGCTCTCCGGCTGACAGCTGGTGGCGCCCAGAACCCACCATGCCCCCCACTTCCTGGAGGCAGCTGAATCCTGAGAGCATCCGGCCAGGGGGACCTGGGGGCCTGTCCCgctccttgggtcgggaagaagaggaggatgaggaggaagagCTAGAAGAAGGGACCATCGATGTCACTGAATTTCTGTCTATGACCCAGCAGGACTCCCACGCCCCACTCAGGGATTCCAG GGGGGGTTCCTTTGAAATGACAGATGACGACAGTGCTGTTAGGGCTCTGACCCAGTTTCCACTTCCCAAGAACCTTCTGGCCAAGGTGATTCAGATAGCGACATCCTCCTCCACAGCCAAG AACCTCATGCAGTTCCATACTGTGGGCACCAAGACCAAGCTGTCCACCCTCACCCTGCTCTGGCCTTGTCCCATGACCTTCGTGGCCAAGGGGCGTCGCAAAGCAGAGGCAGAGAATAAAGCGGCAGCCTTGGCTTGTAAGAAACTGAAG AGCCTGGGACTGGTGGACCGGAACAACGAGCCGCTCACCCACGCCATGTATAACTTGGCCTCCTTGCGAGAGCTGGGTGAGACCCAGCGCCGGCCGTGTACCATCCAGGTGCCTGAGCCCATCCTCCGCAAGATTGAGACTTTCCTGAACCAT TACCCCGTGGAGAGTTCGTGGCTCTCCTCAGAGCTCCGGCTGCAGGGTGAGGACATCCTGCCCTTGGGCAAGGACTCGGGGCCCCTGAGTGACCCCATCACAGGCAAGCCCTACGTGCCGCTGTCAGAAGCAGAGGAGCTGCGTCTGAGCCAGAGTCTGCTGGAGCTGTGGCGGCGGCGAGGGCCGGTCTGGCAGGAGGCACCCCAGCTCCCCGTGGACCCTCATCGGGACACCATCCTCAATGCCATCGAGCAGCACCCAGTGGTGGTCATTGCTGGGGACACGGGCTGTGGGAAGACCACGCGCATCCCCCAGCTGCTGCTGGAGCGCTACGTGACCGAGGGCCGCGGTGCGCGCTGCAACGTGATCATCACCCAGCCACGCCGCATCTCGGCTGTGTCTGTGGCGCAGCGGGTCAGCCACGAACTGGGCCCTTCCCTGCGCCGGAACGTAGGCTTCCAGGTGCGGTTGGAAAGCAAGCCTCCGGCCCGAGGAGGGGCCCTGCTGTTCTGCACGGTGGGCATCCTGCTGCGGAAGCTGCAGAGCAACCCCAGCCTGGAGGGCGTGAGCCACGTGGTCGTGGACGAGGTGCACGAGCGAGACGTGAACACGGACTTCCTGCTGATCCTGCTCAAGGGCCTGCAGCGGCTCAACCCAGCTCTGCGCCTGGTGCTCATGAGTGCCACCGGCGACAACGAGCGTTTCTCCCGCTACTTTGGTGGCTGCCCTGTCATCAAGGTCCCCGGCTTCATGTACCCCGTCAAGGAGCACTACCTGGAGGACATCCTGGCCAAGCTGGGCAAGCACCAGTACCCGCACCGGCACCGGCACCACGAG TCTGAGGATGAATGCGCTCTGGATTTGGACCTCGTGACTGATCTGGTTCTGCACATCGACGCCCGCGGGGAACCAG GTGGGATCCTCTGCTTCCTGCCGGGCTGGCAGGAGATCAAAGGAGTCCAGCAACGCCTCCAGGAGGCCCTGGGCATGCACGAGAGCAAGTACCTCATCCTGCCAG TGCACTCCAACATCCCGATGATGGACCAGAAGGCCATATTCCAGCAGCCTCCCATTGGGGTACGCAAGATCGTCTTGGCCACCAACATCGCCGAGACGTCCATCACGATCAATGACATCGTGCATGTGGTGGACAGCGGTCTGCACAAGGAGGAGCGCTACGACCTGAAGACCAAG GTTTCCTGCCTGGAGACCGTGTGGGTGTCACGAGCCAATGTGATCCAGCGCCGGGGCCGGGCGGGCCGCTGCCAGTCTGGCTTTGCCTACCACCTCTTCCCGCGGAGCCGGCTAGAGAAGATGGCCCCTTTCCAAGTACCGGAGATCCTGCGCACACCCCTGGAGAACCTGGTTTTGCAGGCCAAGATCCACATGCCAGAGAAGACG GCAGTGGAGTTCCTCTCCAAGGCCGTAGACAGTCCAAACATCAAGGCGGTGGATGAGGCTGTGATCCTGCTCCAGGAGATTG GGGTTCTGGACCAGCGGGAGTACCTGACCACCCTGGGGCAGCGCCTGGCCCACATCTCCACTGACCCACGGCTGGCCAAGGCCATCGTGCTGGCTGCCATCTTCCGTTGCCTGCACCCGCTGTTAGTGGTCGTTTCGTGCCTCACCCGGGACCCCTTCAGCAGCAGCCTGCAGAACCGGGCGGAGGTGGACAAG gTGAAAGCACTGTTGAGCCACGACAGTGGCAGTGACCACCTGGCCTTCGTGCGGGCGGTGTCCGGCTGGGAGGAGGTGCTGCGCTGGCAGGATCGCAGCTCCCGTGAGAACTACCTGGAGGAGAACCTGCTCTACGCACCCAGCCTGCGTTTCATCCACG GACTCATCAAGCAGTTCTCAGAGAACATTTACGAGGCTTTCCTGGTTGGGAAGCCCTCGGACTgcaccctggcctctgcccagtgCAACGAGTAcagtgaggaggaggagctggtgaAGGGGGTGCTGATGGCGGGTCTCTACCCCAACCTCATCCAG GTGAGGCAGGGCAAGGTGACCCGGCAGGGCAAGTTCAAGCCCAACAGTGTCACGTACAGGACCAAATCCGGCAACATCTTGCTGCACAAGTCGACCATTAACAG GGAGGCCACCCGGCTGCGGAGCCGATGGCTGACGTACTTCATGGCTGTCAAGTCCAACGGCAGCGTCTTCGTCCGGGACTCCTCCCAGGTGCACCCGCTAGCTGTGCTGCTGCTGACCGACGGGGACGTCCACATCCGTG ATGATGGGCGCCGGGCCACCATTTCCCTGAGCGATAGTGACCTGCTGCGGCTGGAGGGTGACTCGCGCACCGTGCGGCTGCTGCGGGAGCTGCGCCGGGCCCTGGGCCGCATGGTGGAGCGGAGCCTGCGCAGCGAGCTGGCGGCACTGCCAGCCTGCGTGCAGGAGGAGCACGGGCAGCTGCTCGCCCTGCTGGCGGAGCTGCTGCGCGGGCCCTGCGGCAGCTTTGATGTGCGCAAGACCGCTGACGACTGA